The Desulfurispora thermophila DSM 16022 nucleotide sequence CGGCCGGGGTGAAAAATTTCAACCAGGTGACCTTTGAGGGCATAGAGACGGCCTGTGGATCGGCCTACCAGCACCTGGTGATCCGGCATCACTCCTGTTACAACTGCCCCGTGCACTGCCGGGCCTTTGTGCGCCTCGACCAGGGGCGCCACGCCGGTTTTGTGGGTGACCGCGGGGAGTACGAGCCTCTGTCCATGTGGGGCCCCCGCTGCGGCAATGCCGACGGGCGGGAGAGCATCTACCTGTGCAACCTGTGTGACGAGTACGGCATTGACAGCTTTGACGCCGGCTGCCTGGTGGCCTTTGCCATGGATCTCTATGAGCGGGGCATTTTGACCCGGGAGGATACGGATGGCCTGGAACTGACCTGGGGCAATGTGCCGGCCATGGAGGAGCTGCTTTTGCGCATGGTCTACCGGCGCACCTGGCTGGGCGACGCCCTGTCCCGGGGCCTGCCCAAAGCGGCGGTCATCATCGGCCGGGGGGCGGAGAAATACGCCTATCACGTCAAGGGGCTGGGCCTGCCAATAATGGACCCGCGGGGCTTTAAAGGCAGCGCCCTGGGTTACGCCGTGCTCAGCCGCGGTGCCGACTTCAACCAGGTTTACGCCAAGCCGGAATATGCTTATACGCCGCAGCAGGCCCTGGCGGCCTACGGGACGGAAAAGGCGGCCGACCGGCTGAGTGAGGAGGGCAAGGCCCGCATGGTCAAGCAGTGCATGTGTGCCAACGCCGCGCTGGACGCCCTGGGCATCTGCCGCATTCCCGCCGTGGCCATGCTTTTAGATTTCGACCTTACGGAAACCGCCCGGGTGGTGGCCGCTCTGGCCGGGGAGCCGGTGAGCGGGGCGGATTTGCTGACCGTGGGCGAGCGCATTGTGAACGCGGAAAGGCTGTTCAACTTCCGCTGCGGCGCCAGCGGGCGGGACGACAGGCTGCCGGAGAAGTTCCTGCGCGAGCCGGTGCCGGAAGGGCCCTGCCGGGGCCAGGTGGTGCGCCTGGATTTTATGCTGCAAGAGTTTTATGCGCTGATGGGCTGGGAGGCGGACGGCACGGTAGGCCCGGCCCGGCAGCGGGAGCTGGGGCTGGCCGGCCTGGACGGCAGCGAAGATATCGCCACTATTGCCGCAATGTGATTGTGCGGGGGGCCGTTCCGCGCCCGCCCGTGATAGGCGAACGGCAGCGGGTGCGCATCCCGTGCGAGAACAGGATACGCAGCCGCAGGCAGGCAATGCCTGGCGCGGCAGTATCCGCGCTCGCTCCGTGGCTAAAGCGCCGACGGCACGACGGCGCGGCTGCGGGCCGCACCGGCGCGGCGCTCGTATGCGGCATGGTACCAGTTGCCTTTCTATGGCGGGCGTATAGCACTTCAGTTTCGCATCGGCTGTGGCATGCTTTTAGCCTCGCCACTCCGCGCCGCGGGTGCGGCGACCTCGCCGCGCCTGTGCCGTTACCGGCGCTCCGCAAGTCGCTCGCTTCGGATAACTGCCGCGCCGCGCTGGGGCTCACGCCGATAACGCGGGTGCGCCAATCCCGGCCGAGCCGCCGGTGCTGCCCGGTGCGCAGTTCGGGCGAGCCAGGGATGCGCACCGGCAAAACATTACCATGCCAACCGAGTGTGAATATTGCCGCGTCCGACATTGCTGCCGGCGGATACCCATTTCCGGTTCGCCCGGGATTTACGCACCGGCAGCCATTCGCCTGTGCTGGCCCGTTTTTTGCAACAAGAAAGACCAGCTAAATACCCAGAGGCTTAATGCCGGAGGAGGTTATACAAGAAATATGGAACCCTATCTGTCCAACTATACAGAGCAGTGCACGCCGCGCCTGAAGTGGCTCAGCGAGGCTCAGCTGGAGCAAATCCACCTGGCTTCGCTGGAGGTGCTGGAGCGGACGGGCATTGTGGTGCAAAACCAGCAGGCGCTGGCCCTGCTCAAAGAGGCCGGCTGCCGGGTGCGGGAGGACCGGGTGTGGATACCGGGCTGGCTGGTGGAGGAATGCCTGCGCCTGGCCCCCAAGCGGGTGATGGTGGCCAACCGCCTGGGGCAGCGGGTGATGCCGCTGGAAAAGAACCGGGTCTATTACGGCACCGGTTCCGACCTGCCCTTTACCATTGATATGGAAAGCAAAGAGCGCCGGGTTTCCACCAAAAAGGATGTGGAGGAAGCCGCCCTCTTGATGGACTACCTGCCCAACTACGACTTTATCATGAGCTATGCCATTGCTACGGACACGCCGTCCAGCGTCAGCGACCTGCACCAGTTCGCGGCCATGACCATAAACAGCAGCAAGCCCATCATCTTCACGGCCCACAACCCGGAAAACACCGAAGCCATTATCCAGATGGCCGCCGCCTGCGTGGGCGGGGAGGATGAGCTGCGCCACAATCCTTACATCATCCTTTATTCCGAACCCATCTCCCCGCTGGTGCATACGCAGGACGGCGTGGGCAAGATGTTCAAGTGTTTTGATTACAACGTGCCGGTGGTTTATACACCCGGTGTGCTGGCCGGTGCCACCACGCCCGTGACCAAGGCCGGCTGCATCACGCTGATGAACGCGGAAGCGCTGGCCGGGGTGGTCATGGCCCAGCTGTACAAGAAGGGGGCGCCCATCATCATTGGCGGCGGCGCTACGCCCATGGATATGAAATACTCCACCACGCTGTACGGCGCGCCCGAGACCGGCATGAACTACGCGGCCATGACCGAGCTGGCCCAGTTCTACGGCCTGCCCAACTTCACCGAGGCCGGCTGCACCAACTCCCCGCTGCCCGATGTGCAGGCCGGCGTGGAAGCGGCCCTGTCCATCATGTTCAACCAGCTTTGTGGCGCCAACCTGGTGCACGACGTGGGCTACCTGGAGGGGGGCAAAACCGGTTACCTGCCCTTCCTGGTTGTTTGTGACGATATCATCGACATGGCCCGCTACACCGGGGCCGGTACCCGCACTTCGCCCGAGCACCTGGCGGTGGACTGCATCCACGACGTGGGGCCGGGCGGCAACTACCTGGCTCACGACCACACCTTCAAATATTTCCGGCAGGAAATCTGGTCGCCCCGCTTTTTCATCCGCTATCGCTGGGAGCAGTGGGAGGAGCAGGGCCGGGAAACCACGCTGGACCGGGCCATCAGCAAAGTGCGGCAGGTGCTGGCCAGCCACAAACCGGCGGCGCTGCCGGCCGCCGCGCAGCAGACCCTTATGGACATCATCGCCCGCCGGCAGCGGGAAGCCCGGAGTTAGGGGGTGGAGACCTTGCGCTACGCCAGCAGACACGGCCATGGGCTGGCCCTGGCCACGCTTGCGCCGGCCCAGATTGAACAGATTCACCAGGCCAGTTGCCGCATCTTGAGCGAAGTGGGGGTGCTGGTGCACCACGACGAAGCGGCCGCCCTTTTGCAGAAGGCCGGGGCGTACACCGACGGCAGCGGGCGCACCTACCTGCCCGTGGCCCTGGTGGAGTGGGCTATTCGTACCGCTCCCTCGCGCATCACACTGTATAACCGCCTGGGCCGGCCGGCCATGTGGCTGGAGGGCCACAACGCCTACTTCGGCACCGGTTCCGACACGCTCTATTTCTTTGACCCGGACAGCGGCGAACGGCGGCCCTGGCGCAGCCAGGACGTGGCCGCCGCCCTGCGCGTAGCGGATGCCCTGCCCGGCATAGATTTCGTCATGTCCATGGGCATGCTGGAGGAAGTGGACAAGCGCCTGCACAACCGTATACAGTATGCTCTGATGCTGAAAAACAGCAGCAAGCCCCAGGTGGTGATCGCCGAGGACGATAAGACCCTGGCCGACATCATCGACATGGCGGCGGCGGCCGTGGGCGGCCGGGAAAAACTGGCCCACCAGCCGCTTTTCGCCCTGTACTGCGAGCCCACATCGCCGCTGCAACTGCCCTACGAGTCCGTCGCCAAGCTGCTTTTGGCCGCCGAACGGCGGGTGCCCGTCAACTTTGCCTGCGGCGCGCTGGCCGGGGCCACCACGCCGGTGACCGTGGCCGGTACCGTGGTGCAGGCCAATGCCGAGGCGCTGTGCGGTCTGGTGGTGCACCAGCTGAAAAATCCCGGCGCGCCCTTCCTGTACGGCTACGGCGATTCGCCGCTGGATATGCGCACCATGCAGGCGCTCTATGCCGTGCCCGAAGCGCTCATGCTGCAGGGCTGCCTGTGCGACCTGGCCCGCTATTACCGGTTGCCCTCCTGGGGCTATGCCGGTTGCACCAGTGCCAAGGTCTTTGACGAGCAGGCCGTGGTGGAGGCCACCATGTTTACCCTCCTGGGCGCCCTGCAGGGCTGCAACCTGATGCACGATGTCTTTTACATGGAATCGGGGCGTACCGGCTCGCTGGAGCTGCTGGTTTTGATGGATGAAGTCATCTCCCGCGTGCGCTTTATGCTGCGCGGGGTGGACACCAGCCCGCAGCAACTGGCGGTGGAAGCCATTGCCCGGGTGGGGCCGGGCGGTAACTTCCTGGCCGACGACCACACGGCCGACCACTTCCGCCAGAGCTGGCAGCCCATAGTGTCCGACTTCCAGACCTACGAGGGCTGGATGGCCGCGGGCGGCCAGACCACGGGGCAGCGCATTGCCGGGCGGCTGCGCCAGATCCTGGACACCCACCGGCCCGCGCCGCTGCCGGAGGCGGTGGAAAAGCAAATAGAGGCCATTTTGCAGCGGGCGCAGGAGCGGCTGTAGAAGTGTTTGCGGATTAATGACAAACATCCCGGTTGGCGAGCATTGTGCAAAAGCGAGCCCTTTGTGGAGCACCGGCTAACGGCACTTGGCGCAGTGGCGGTAACGAAGCCTTTAGGCGCGACACGGAGGTCCGGCCCAACCCCAGTTGAGCCGGGATGGCGAATCTGGGGTGGTCCGGCTGAGTCCGCCGCAAGCCGTAGTGCCGTCCGGTGCGCAACCGTTGGGCGAGCGTTGCACATGCTCGCCGAACAACCTTGCCACATAACTATAAAGATATAACGTAGGAGGAATGAATGATGGGCAAATATTCTCAACTGGCCGATCTGGTGCTGAAAGGCGACCAGCCGCAGGTGGAGCAGGTGACCCGCCAGCTGCTGGAGGCGGGCGAGGACCCGCTGCAGATCATCAACGAGGGGCTGATTGCCGGCATCACCGAGGTGGGCGTGCGCTTTAAAGAAGGCGAACTCTTTGTGCCCGAGATGATGCGCTCGGCCAAGGCCATGAAGGCGGGCATAGAAATATTAAAACCGGCCATTGCCGGCAGCGACATCCCCAGCGCCGGCAAGGTGGTCATGGGTACCGTGAAGGGAGACCTGCACGATATCGGCAAAAACCTGGTGATCATGATGCTGGAGAGCAGCGGCTTTGCCGTGGTGGACCTGGGCATCGATGTGCCCGTGGAGAAATTCATCGCCGCGGTGCAGGAACACCGGCCGCAAATCGTGGGTATGTCGGCGCTTTTGACCACCACCATGCCCGTAATGAAGCAGGTGATTGACGCTTTAAGCCGGGAAAACCTGCGGGAAAATGTCAAGGTGCTGGTGGGCGGCGCGCCGGTTTCGGCGGAATTTGCCCGGGAAATCGGGGCGGACGGCTACGCTCCCGATGCGGCCAGCGCCGCCGAGCTGTGCAAGCAAATGGTGGGTTAAAGGGGAGTTTCGTGGCAGTCTGTAAGGGTGACAGGGGGGCGCTGCAAAGTGCGCCCCCTTGCTTTTTGGGATGCCGCTGGATTATGGAATATGTTGTTAGCCATTTGACTGGTCGCAATTGGGCCGGGCTTTGGTTATGGCCTGGCAGAGGAGGGGCCGGGTTTTTTCCCGCTGCTGTATTTTTTGGGCGTACATGGCGGCATCGGCTTCTTTCAATGTTTCGTTGAGCGTTTTAGAGGGGTCGGGACTGGTGGCCCAGCCGATGGACAGGAAGACCGGCAGAGCGGGATCGCTGTTGTTATAGGCAGCCAGGTGTTTATGCAAACGCTCCACAATGACCTGCGCCGCCTTTGCATCGGTGTCCGGCAACAGGGCGGCAAACTCGTCACCGCCGATGCGGGCCAATATGTCCGAACTGCGCAGTGCTGCTTTCAGCTGTCCGGCACAGGCCCTGATCAACTCGTCGCCCCGGTCGTGGCCCAGGCTGTCGTTGACCAGTTTCAGGCCGTCCAGGTCGGCCAGCAGCACGGTGATGGGGTAATCGCGGCTTTTTTCCAGCCGGGCCATTTCGGCCTGGAAAAAGGCCCGGTTGTAAAGGCCGGTCAGCACATCGTGCATGCTCAGGTAGCGCAGCTGCTCTTCGTAGCGGCGGCGTTCGGTGATATCCAGCGTGGCTTCCACGGCGCCCGTAACATTGCCCTGGTTATCGAAGACGGGCGAGGCGTTGATGCTCAGCCAGCGTCCGTCGGGTGTTTCCAGTTCGCCGGTATAGGGCTGGCCGCTGGTCATGGCCCGCTGCACCGGACAGCCGGCGCAGGGCTGGTCCTGGCCGAAGCGCACTTCGTAGCACTTGGCCCCCATCAGCTCCAGCACGCTTTTGCCCACGGCCTGGGCGGCGGTTTTGTTGGCCCAGATGATGTGCAGGTCGCGGTCCACAAAGATGACCATTTCGGTCAGGCTGTCCAGGATGAGGTTTTTCTCCGCCATCAGGCGGGAGAGTTCCTCCTCCAAAATCTTGCGCGGTGTGATGTCGGAAATAAAGTGCAGGTGGGCCGTACCTTCTTCCCAGCCAATCACGGTGGAGTTGGCTTCCAGCCACCTTTCCCGGCCGTCGGCCGTGCGGGAGCGGAAGGGGTGTGCTCGGGTGATGCCTCCCTTTTCGGTCAGAGCCAGGCAATATTCGTGCATGGCGGCCTTGTCCTGGGGGTGAACCAGCTCCAAAAAGGTCTGGTCGGTTTTGTCCTGTGGGCAGCCCAGCATGCCCGCGGCAGCCGGGTTGGCGTACTTGATGACACCGTTTTGTACCACCACTATGCCCTCGGCCATGTTGTCCAGTATAGCGTTGTGTTTTTGTTCCTGGTGCTCCAGCTCCTGCCGGTGCCGGGCCAGCTTTTCCAGCAGATCGTTCATTTCCCGGGATAACCGGGCCAGTTCATCCCCGCCGGGCAGCACCGGTATGCCGGCTGGCGGTGAGTTACCGCTCTGGTGCAGGGCGGCGGTGAGACGATTCAGGCGTGCCAGACAGGTGTGGTTAAGCCAGAAAATGGTTAAGACAAAGGTGAGCAGTGTGGTTAGGAAAAGCCCCAGAGCAAAAGTGGTCTCTTTTGCCATACCTGCCAGCAGATTTTTTGTGAATAGATGCAGTAATAACCAGATGAGCAGGGCGGAAAAAGCGAAAATGCCGCTTAAAGTCAGCAGCAACTTGGTTTTCAAAGACATGTAAAGCGCTCACTTTCTTCATTGGTTGTTTTCCTTAACGGAAAATGCGCAGCCTGTTTGTCCGGGCGGGGCCTTGCTTGTTTATTCGATCCGGCACTCGCGGCGGGGGACAAAGCCCAGTTTGTCCTTGACCTGCTGGATGCGGCTGGCCAGATCGCCCGTGATCACTGTGTAGGGCACGTTCATCATGTCCAGAAAGCTCTTGATTTTTTGATCCACAACGGCGGCCATTTCCTCGTTCTGGTAAATTACCCCGTCGTTGTGCAGGGGGAATTCGCGGGGAATATAAAAAATCTCGTATTCGGGCAGGTCCTTCATGGCCCATTCGTAGAGTTTCATCAGGGCGTAAACCTGCTGCCGGCTCTTGAAGTCGCAGAGCAAGAGGCCGTAGACGTAGTTTAATATGGTGGCGTTGTCGCAGAAAATGATGTCGCAGTGGGACAGCTCGGCCTCGGATTGTTTCTGGCCCTCGTAGAGCAAAAACTGTTCGAAAATGGTGCGGGGCGGGCCGTAACGGATGATGTAGCTGCGGGCGAAGTCCATGCAGGAGGAAGAAAGGTAACCGGCCATGCTGAAATCCACATCCAGCTGCTTAATCAGCGTGGTCTTGCCCGTGCCCGGGCCGCCCAGAAAGGCACATTTGGTAGGTTTGCCGGTCCGGCACTGCATGTTCATTAAACACGATCCTCCTTTGGGTGTGGCTGGCAGTATATTCTACAAATTTCGACAAAATATTCGGCAATAAGACCGGTGTTAAATAGCACTATTTCCGGTGCATTATTATTCGCTGTCTGAGGCCAAAAACCTTTTCACATTTTCCCCGTTCTTGAATATATTTACTAAGGTAGTGAACCGGATGGCCGGGAGGGGGAAAGCTTTATGTGGGAAGAATTGCTGGGCAAGGTGCTGGCGGGGAAAGAAGAGCGGGAGCAGGCCCTTTTAATGTCGCTGGCCAACCTCTTTGCCCTGACAGGGGTGTTGAGCAAACTGACCGGGGTGACGGCAGGTGCGGGCAGTGAGGTGGGGCAGGGGGGGTTGGAGCCGCTCTTGTTCCACCTGCTTGAGCAGCGGCGGGCGGGGGGAGGAGAGCCGGGTATGCCTTTGGATCCGGCCTGGCTGGTTAAGCTTCTGGCCGGCCATTTGCCGCCGCAGCAGGCCGCTTTGCTGGGGATCTTGAGCAGTTTGTGGGGCGGTGCGCCGGGGACGGCGGCGGAAGCAGAGGTGCGCCGGACGAGCATGTCCGCGCCACCGGTCCGGGATGCGGCGGTCGGGTCTGCTGTTCGGCAGCGGACCGATATGCGGAGGGCGGTCGAGGCCGGGGCGAACCAGGGCTCTGTTCAGCCCGATATTGCAGCAGGCCGCAGGCCGGGTGGCAGAAACAGAGTGCTCTGCTGGGATCCGCGCCTGGCGGGAAATGCGCGTAATAATAAACAGGGATAATGCACAAACTACCCCCGGAAAAACTTTTCCGGGGGTGTTGCTTTTGCCTTTTGCTACAGCCAGCTTTAGTGTGGGTGGCCTGTTTGACAGCCAGAATCAGGCGGAAATAAAGGACGTTCTGCAAGACATTGATGGAGTACAAAAAGTTAATGTCGATTTGCAGGAGAAAAGGGTGGACGTAACCTTCGACAGCACGGTTTTGCCCGCTGATTATCTGGCCCGTACGCTAAATTCGCTGGGGTACTCGCCGTATGTGGATATTGAGCAGCAAGGTGGTGGTTGCTGAACGGACAAATAATGGTGGAGAGGACGGGGGCTGTAAGCAATGACGGACAATTTGCCGGCCCTGCTGATTGCCGCTGCTTCCGGTGTTTTGATGGCCTGGCAGGGAACCTTCAATGCGGTACTGGGTAAGAGAATCGGTCTTTTGGAGACCACTTTTGTGGTGCATATCACCGGTCTATTGCTGGTCAGCTTGCTCCTGTTTGTTTTACGCCTGGGCAGCGGCCGGCTGTCCCAGCTTTTTGCCGCCCCCTGGTATACACTGCTGGGCGGTGTGCTGGGGGTGGGGATAGTTTACCTGGTGGCCTTGAGCATACCGCGGGTGGGCGTGGCACCGGCCACTACGGCCATTATTCTGGGCCAGGTTTTTACGGCCGGGCTGATTGATCATTTCGGGTTTTGTGGTGTGGATAAACTGCCCTTTTCCTGGTGCCGCATTGTGGGTACTCTTTTGATGGCCCTGGGGGCGTATTTTTTATTGAAAAAGTGAGGTTAAGGCAGACGGATTTTTTGCCCCGGGTAAATCAAATGAGGGGTGGGCAGCTGGTTTAAGGCCAAAAGCCGGTCCAGCTCGATGCCGTAGCGGCGGGCAATCGCCCACAGTGTATCGCCCGGCCGGACAACATGGTATCGCTCGGTGGGGGCCGTGGTTTCCGGAGCGGGGTCGGGGAGGGCGTTGTCCAGAGGTGGGGAACCGGCAATGGGCGCAGGGGCCGGTTGTGGCTGCTCTGCCGCCACAATAATTACCGGTGTGCCTACGGGTACCTGCGGGAACAGGGACTCAATGTCCCGGTTGTGCATGCGGATGCACCCTTTGGAGGCCATGGTGCCGATGGAGGCCGGGTTGTTGGTGCCGTGAATGCCGTAATTGCCGCCGGGGATATTTAAACCCATCCAGCGGCTGCCCAGGACACCGCCGGGATTGACAACCTTGTTCACGATCCGGTAGTGACCGGTGGGGGTGGGGGTAGCCGGCTTGCCCACGGCCACGGGATAGGTGGCCTTGAGAATCCCTCCTGCAAAATATTGCAAGCGGCGTCTCTTGGTATTGATCAGCAGGTAGGCGCCGCCGGGGGCGGGGGATGTTTGCAGCATACAATCATCTCCTAAAAATGGTAATATACCCGGTTAGATGCCGGGCATGCTGTTGCTGCTTACGGTTGACGCATATCGCTTGGATGGGAAGGGCTGGCGGTAGGGAGCCTTTTTGCTGTGGGGAGTGATGTGCTGTACAGTTATTATATTGCTGCTTTGCACTTTTGGTTACCGCTTGTCGCCAATCGCTTTTTCTGGTAATATGCTGAGTATGGATCAAGTGACTGGTTAATCGATAAATGACCCTCTGCCAATGAGGGCAAACAATATCCTGGTTCAGGGAAGGTGATGCAAAGTGGCTGGTAAAGAGATGGTTTGCCGCCAGGAGAAAAACCTGGCCGGTTGCACCTGTACTTACAGTGCTTGCAACAGGCGGGGCATTTGCTGCGAGTGCGTGGCCTACCACCGCAAAAATGGAGAAATACCGGGCTGTTTTTTCCCGCCCGCAGCCGAGAGGACATACGACCGCTCCATTGAGGCGTTTATCCGCGCTTATAGCAAAGCTTGAAAGCGGCCCGGCTAAAGGGCCGCTTTTTGGCATATAGTAAATATGGGGTTGCAATCAGGTGCGCGGTGCAAAGGTGTTGCAGGCGGTCTCATCGCTGCAGGTGGGCCGCCTGGTGCGGCTGGACATTACCTCGATCTCTCCGGCGTGGCAGATAAAGTCGCGGTTGTGCTTGCACTCTTCCACCTTGCATTTGACCTTGCCGGTCATTTTCAGCACCTCCTGAAAAATAAATTTTGCTTCATAAATAGCCTTTACCGTCCGGCGGGGCGTTATGCTGGCAGGTTTTTACCTGTTTGCAGCCAATATTTACTTAACAATGCCTGATGTTTTTGTCATTTTGTTGAGCTATGGAGAGATCATATGCAGATTGTTGCCCGTGCCAAAATCAATCTGGGCCTGGCCGTGCTGGGCCGCCGGGCCGACGGTTTTCATGCAGTGGATATGGTCATGCAGACCATTAGTACTGGCGATTTGCTCACCATAGAGCCGGCGGAAACCATCAGTGTGGATGTGAGCCGCCCCGACCTGCCGGGCGGTCCGGAAAACCTGGCCTACCGGGCCGCCGCCCTGCTGCAGAAAGTTTCCGGCTTTCGGCAGGGAGCGCGCATATACATAGAAAAACGCATTCCTCTGGCCGCGGGGCTGGCCGGTGGCTCGGCCGACGCCGCAGCAGTGCTCAAAGGTCTGAACCAATTGTGGGGGCTGGGCCTTTCTCCGGGCGAATTGATGGAGCTGGGCTCCGCCCTGGGTTCCGACGTGCCTTTCTGTCTGGTGGGCGGGACGGCGCGCGCCCGGGGACGGGGTGAATTGATTGAGCCGTTACCGCCGCTGGCGGGGCGCGGCGTGGTGCTGGTCAAGCCTGCTTTTGGCGTGTCCACGCCCCGGGTTTACCACTTTTACGACCAGCTGCCGCCCCGCCCTCCGGCAGGAATAGAACCGCTGGTAGTTGCGCTGGAACAGGAGGACTGGTCGGGTCTTTGCGCCGCTCTGGTCAATGACCTGGAAAGGGCTACGCTGGCTCTGCATCCCGAAATTGCCGAAATAAAGGAAGCGATGCTGCGGGCCGGTGCGCCGGGTGTGCTCATGTCGGGCAGCGGCCCCACGGTTTTCGGTTTGTGCGCCGACCGGGATGCCGCCCGCCGGGTGGCGGAAAAGCTGGATTTGCCGGGGTGCTGGGTGGATGTGGCGGTGACGGTGTAGAGAGTGAAAACTGCGCTAGTGGTAGTATATGGATTATTTGTCTTGACATGTATATAAAACCTGAAAAACGGGGAGGTATGTATTAGTGACCGAACCCAGACTGGTGCCCATCAAACTGGACAATTACAAGCCGCTGCGGGAAATGGTGTTCGAATCGCTGCGGGAGGCCATTATTCAGGGCCGCCTCAAGCCGGGCGAGCGGTTGATGGAGATACAGCTGGCCGAGGAAATGGGCGTCAGCCGCACACCGGTGCGGGAGGCCATCCGCAAGCTGGAACTGGAAGGCTTTGTGGTGATGGTGCCGCGCAAGGGAGCCTATGTAGCGGGCATTTCCGTGAAAGACATTGTGGACGTGTTTGAAGTGCGGGCGGCGCTGGAAGCGCTGGCGGCCGGACTGGCGGCCGAGCGGGCCACCGAGGAGGAGCTGGAGGAACTGGAGCGCTCGCTGGTGCAGATTTCCGAGGTTACCGGTCGGGAAGACATCGACGCCCTTGTGGAAACCGACATCAATTTCCATGAATTGATCTACAAGGCCTGCCGCAATGAGCGTCTGGTGCAGATTTTGACGCACCTTAAAGAGCAGATCACGCGCTTTCGCACCACTTCGCTTTCCCAGCCGGGTCGCTCCAAGCACGCTGTGGAAGAACACCGCAAGATTGTGGAGGCCATCAGCGACCGCAATGTGGAATTGGCCAGCACTCTGGCCAGGGAGCATATTGAAAACGCCGAACAAAGTCTCTTAAACGCCATTCAGGGGGAGAAGGAATAATGCTGTCTGCGCTGGTGCTGGCCGGCAGTCTCAACCGGGGACGGCTGCAGGAATGCAGCCGCGAGCCCTACGAAGCCATGATTTCCATTGGCGGACGGAGTATGGTCTCCTATGTGGTGCAGGCCCTTTTAAACTGTGCCCGGGTTGGCCGTGTGCTGGTGGTGGGACCCGAGATTGCCGACCTGCCGGACGGGGTGGAAGTGGTGGCGCCGGCCGGTGACTTGCTGGACAACGTGGAAAGGGGAGTGCGGGCTCTGGGCGATGCCGGGCAGGTGCTGCTGGCTACCTGCGACATTCCCCTTTTGAGCGGGCGGGCGGTGGAAAATTTCCTCTGCCTTTGCCGCCAGCGCCAGGCGGATATCTATTACCCGGTGATTGAAAGGCA carries:
- a CDS encoding DUF1540 domain-containing protein is translated as MTGKVKCKVEECKHNRDFICHAGEIEVMSSRTRRPTCSDETACNTFAPRT
- a CDS encoding nucleotidyltransferase family protein is translated as MLSALVLAGSLNRGRLQECSREPYEAMISIGGRSMVSYVVQALLNCARVGRVLVVGPEIADLPDGVEVVAPAGDLLDNVERGVRALGDAGQVLLATCDIPLLSGRAVENFLCLCRQRQADIYYPVIERQLIESRYAGAERTYVHFKEGDYTGGNLILFDPAILPRCLERGRQLVAARKSPLRLAGLVGWGFLLRFLLRRITLAEAERKVSQLLGVEGAVVLCSDPEVGVDVDKPSDLLLVRRVLSPGPVS
- a CDS encoding L,D-transpeptidase family protein; this translates as MLQTSPAPGGAYLLINTKRRRLQYFAGGILKATYPVAVGKPATPTPTGHYRIVNKVVNPGGVLGSRWMGLNIPGGNYGIHGTNNPASIGTMASKGCIRMHNRDIESLFPQVPVGTPVIIVAAEQPQPAPAPIAGSPPLDNALPDPAPETTAPTERYHVVRPGDTLWAIARRYGIELDRLLALNQLPTPHLIYPGQKIRLP
- a CDS encoding DMT family transporter, coding for MTDNLPALLIAAASGVLMAWQGTFNAVLGKRIGLLETTFVVHITGLLLVSLLLFVLRLGSGRLSQLFAAPWYTLLGGVLGVGIVYLVALSIPRVGVAPATTAIILGQVFTAGLIDHFGFCGVDKLPFSWCRIVGTLLMALGAYFLLKK
- a CDS encoding DUF6485 family protein, which codes for MVCRQEKNLAGCTCTYSACNRRGICCECVAYHRKNGEIPGCFFPPAAERTYDRSIEAFIRAYSKA
- the ispE gene encoding 4-(cytidine 5'-diphospho)-2-C-methyl-D-erythritol kinase, with product MQIVARAKINLGLAVLGRRADGFHAVDMVMQTISTGDLLTIEPAETISVDVSRPDLPGGPENLAYRAAALLQKVSGFRQGARIYIEKRIPLAAGLAGGSADAAAVLKGLNQLWGLGLSPGELMELGSALGSDVPFCLVGGTARARGRGELIEPLPPLAGRGVVLVKPAFGVSTPRVYHFYDQLPPRPPAGIEPLVVALEQEDWSGLCAALVNDLERATLALHPEIAEIKEAMLRAGAPGVLMSGSGPTVFGLCADRDAARRVAEKLDLPGCWVDVAVTV
- a CDS encoding GntR family transcriptional regulator, producing MTEPRLVPIKLDNYKPLREMVFESLREAIIQGRLKPGERLMEIQLAEEMGVSRTPVREAIRKLELEGFVVMVPRKGAYVAGISVKDIVDVFEVRAALEALAAGLAAERATEEELEELERSLVQISEVTGREDIDALVETDINFHELIYKACRNERLVQILTHLKEQITRFRTTSLSQPGRSKHAVEEHRKIVEAISDRNVELASTLAREHIENAEQSLLNAIQGEKE